The Vanacampus margaritifer isolate UIUO_Vmar chromosome 15, RoL_Vmar_1.0, whole genome shotgun sequence genome contains the following window.
AAACCAAGTCAAGATCCAGGTCCGCACACAAATACAGGATGAAGTCAAGAACCAAGTTAAAGAAAAACGGTACAAAATCTAAGTCAAGATTCATGCCACGAACCTTGTATAGTACAAGTCCAGAATTATAGAAGAACCAGTCaagaaaagaaagaacgaaacagaacaaaaaagtCAAGAGTCGGGGTTTATGAAAAAGGTTAAGGGGGGGTTACCCTGGCAGGACTGATCCCGGTCCCAGCTGCCTGCGCGGCGTCTTTCTGAAACTGGTGCAGTTGACAGATTTCCTCTTTCAGTTGGCTTGCCGTCTCCTCTGCGGCGGCGCAGATGTCTCTGGAGTCACAACCCTTCACCAGAGCCCCCCGGATGGCACACACCAGCTTGGACCCGCACACGCTTGAAGGGGACGCAAGTCCACATCAATTTTCACAATGCAAAATAGAACCGCGTACAGATCCAAGCCAACCACAGTTTAAGACCTAGGTCAGGAATCATTCAAAACCAAGAACCTAAaccaggcttccccaatcctggtccttgaggtccggagtcctgcaggttttagatgtttccatcctccagcacacctgattctaaagatcaggatcgttatcaggcttctgcagaacttgctgatgagctgatttatatgaatcaggtgtgttggaggacagaaacatttaaaggactgcggccctcgaggaccaggattagAGAAGCCTGGCCTAGACCCAGTTCAAAAACAAGTCAAAGAACAATCAAGATCCAGGTCAAGTGTAGATCAGGTCAGATCTAGTGCATGTTTACATGAATTGACTCCAACTTTCACCAGATTTATCCTTATTTTGGCGGTCTTTTTCCTTCCATAGTGGCACTAGTGCGACATCCAGAATCTTGGAGGAAAACAGTTTTTACCCGATTGAAGGGCCAAGAACTCTCGGCGGAAAGTGTTAATGCACGAGAAAAGACACAGACGCACAGTTGCTGACGGTCCGAGTTCATCCGTGTCTCGTGAACCGAGAGCCCCCTCATATGATCTGCAGGCTAAATCATTCCTGATAAGCACTTGTGTTGTGCTGCCAGACATGTGTTGCACGTCCAACATCAGCTGGCCACGCACTTCCATCCGCACGATCcaatccacaaacacacacgcgcacacgcctGCTATTGTGCAAGATGGCAGTCGCCATAAACAACTCATTTCAGTGTGTTTCTCTTGCAGCCAAGCTGGCCGGCCGTTGATTCGAGAAATATGGAGCGGATTTGGTACCTGGGGTCCGGCGTCTCCCCTAGGATGTCCCCCAGGTTGTCCAGGAAGTGGACGAAGGCGGAGAGGCCCTTGATGTGCTTCCTGAGCGGGTCCGAGGGCGCCGGCGCGTAGCCCTTGCCGCCCAGCTGGACGGCCCTCACAAACGATGTCACCGTCTGCCAATGACGGAGGGAGAAAACTTGCAACTGTCATGTCCAGGTCAGGTCAAGTCGGGGCTGGGCGATACGGCTTTAAAATTTGATCTACACTACTCccgaccccccaaaaaaatacatccatcaaattacagTATTCAACCCAAGTTTTGCTCCCTAACTCTTCTAAGATTAGATTTTTTCCCTGCTAGTACCGAACAAGCTTTGCATCGTAATATTTTCcagaaagtttttatttttctccaatTAGAGTGGTTCAGCATTCACAAATTAATTTGTTATGGAAACCCCtgcttatttgcatttttttgttttgacctaATCCCTGCTTGGTCATCTTTTGTTTTCCTTGCGATGTCAAACTTTCCTGTTCTATCGGCagataatattttctttacgcACAGTAAAGGGGCAAAGCCCGACTTCAAAAATCCacgaaaaaaaagagaaaagaatccaaaacgagcaaaaaaaaaaaaaaaaaaaaaagaagtgaaaaagcttttgattgggttaaaaaaaaaaacatgcaaaaaactcacaaattacTTTCTGTGAtgggtaaagaaaaaaaaaatctgcaaaatttGATAAATTTGCAACTGCCAAActatgaatagaaaaaaaaccctgcaaaAGAAGCGGGTGGTTcagttaaaaacacacacacaaataagttAGGAATTTTTAACAGCCCCTGTtttggagggggtggggggggctgcAAAGAGGTAATTTTTGCAGGTTAGCAAAAATAGTtagttgttttcttgtttttaaaaatcttacaGTGTCAAATTTTCCTGCTCTTTTGGGCCATAATTTCACTTAAAGTACAGTAAcatgttcttatttttattgccttttctcctttttttgaaGACCAGTTTTTGaagtttacagacaaaaaaaaaaaaatcgattaaaTCAGCCAGCTTTATATCAAGTGAGCTCAATTCTTCCTTGCTTACCAAAAAGAGTGACATGCCCGCCCGGCGCGCCGCATGTTTCACGTCGGTGAACGTGTGCGGTCTGAGCGCCCGACTGGGGACGTCCAGAGTCAGCGCCAGGGCCAGATCGTCCTTGGCGTTGACCAGCAAGCTCAGGTAGGAGCAGAACACTCGCCTCACCGCAGATTGCACCTGCGAGCTGCGCACTCGGCTTGTAGCAGAAGGCGTTGACAGGACAGACGAGTTGCGAGCATCCGAGACTTCTGCGCCGCCTGACAGGAACTCGTAGAGCTCAACCttcgcaaaaaacaaacaaaagaaaaactgaagcaacatttcaacttttagtTTCACTTTAGGTCGGGTTGGGAAAAGTATCAGCCCCTTAAATTGCCCAATTAAtatcaaccccccccaaaaaatatttttttttatttacaataatatgttcataataataataataatgtgagaATGAATCTTAAATCCAAATCTTCACAAAAACAAAGCCATATTTTCTTGGGATTAATAATTGTAATCTTAAAAGAATTAAGTCATATTTTTCCACAATAAAGTCGTGATATAATAAAGTCAAAGTATAACGAGAAGAATCATATTTTACCAAGTAAATCTCAAAATACTACTTCATtctcataataaaaaaaggacattttgttcttaagaaaaaaaagaagactttatTCTTGTGATAACACGCCTTTTGTTCTAAACAAGAACATATGACAATTCGTGCAGGATGTCAGATTTATGTGATTACGCGTCACAATCATATCAGAGCGTTTAATTGGCGAGTGGGTAGATTCAGATCAAAAGCTTCCTAGCCGACTCAAGAAAATAAAGTACCCCACAACTAAATTTAGACATCAGACCAAACACACAGTCCAAAAGGTTCCTGGTCCCTGGCCAGGCGCTCACGTTCTACTCACAGGGCTTACAAGCTCCTCAGAGTCGGCGTCGTCGCTGAGCTGCTGGCACATGCCGAGGACGTGGACCAGATCCACAGCGTTGGAGCGCTTCAGGAAGGCCTCGTACGCCTCCAGGGTGACGTCACGCCTCTCGGGCCGCGCCGCCTCGCCATCCGGGGGCCGCAGGCCAAGTTTGTCCATGAGTAAGTGTTTCCACGCCAGCAGGACGTCGCTGAGGGCCACTCGGAACTCGCCGCTTTGCTGTCATCGGGAGAAAAGACAGCCAAGAGCTGCCGTTCGTCAGCTTTTTCCTGCCGCTGCCAGAACAGCGTCAGGTGCAAATGCGATGACAGGCAGCTTGATGCGTCACGTCAACACCGGGATGGCAACAATGAGCAGACGCGTCAACGTCTGGGATATAATTCAGGATTGCTTCGCAGCTCTCACGCAGATTCAGAATACTTTATTAGTCCCAGAAGGGCAATTAAGTTTTACAGTTAACCCGTCCATAGTACTAATATTTACtggatgaaatacaaaaaaagaggcaaagaaTAATTCTACATGACAgtttaaagttgagttgagtgagaCTTCACTTCAATCatgagtg
Protein-coding sequences here:
- the parpbp gene encoding PCNA-interacting partner, producing the protein MHPLGERLKQMVRLVRRKSHQLLEPERTTVYGADAMLMVLQLVLAEVNKRQSGEFRVALSDVLLAWKHLLMDKLGLRPPDGEAARPERRDVTLEAYEAFLKRSNAVDLVHVLGMCQQLSDDADSEELVSPVELYEFLSGGAEVSDARNSSVLSTPSATSRVRSSQVQSAVRRVFCSYLSLLVNAKDDLALALTLDVPSRALRPHTFTDVKHAARRAGMSLFLTVTSFVRAVQLGGKGYAPAPSDPLRKHIKGLSAFVHFLDNLGDILGETPDPSVCGSKLVCAIRGALVKGCDSRDICAAAEETASQLKEEICQLHQFQKDAAQAAGTGISPARPKAYAVNHATAYGGRDAVKVLLALLDNESVAEPCANKADLLSEDQPALNGIEGISVLTLFRSPEVSTGSSPEPLKKRAQSRLNLFKPKVQPRGIQSQFACTYRDDDEVPLNRVLHFPTLSQVPTHEHPAPKPAPPTSAKSSEIEPILVLRGRNANPIRAPGSDTAVKSTNKRKQADVETENEPPEKKKKKKKQQQQQPMKMNVKTTKKKKLIAGQATLTSFFRV